Within Bradymonas sediminis, the genomic segment CAAATATTGGTATTCGCGCGGACTATTCGTGGTCTGCTGGCGCGGAATCAGCGCACCCAGCCCGCGCCCCAGGGCGCGCCGTCGCTGACTGGGCGATGGATTCGATGAATTGTCTGTGGAATCACTCATGGGGCCGAAGCTCGGGGGTCAGAGGGATCTTCGAGGGTGGAATCCGCAGCATCCGCGTCTTCCGACGTTTTCTCTACAGATGGCGTAAAATTATTGCGGGCCAAAAACTCATCGGCGAGGCGCCGATAGGTCTTGGCGCCGCGCGAGGCGCTCGCGTAGCGGATAATCGGCTCGCCGTACGAAGGCGCTTCACTCAGGCGCACATTGCGCGGGATCTTGGTGCGATAGACCAGGTCCCCGAAATGGCGATGAACCTCGTCGGCGACCTGCTCCGCCAGATTAGTACGCCCGTCATACATGGTCAAAAGAACGCCTTCCCAGGTCAGGCGCGGGTTCAGATATTCCTGCACCAACTCCACCGACTGGCTCAGCATCCCGACGCCCTCAAGCGCGTAATACTCGGCCTGAATCGGCACCAGGACCGTGTCGGCGGCCGCCAGCGCGTTGAGCGTCAACAGCCCCAGGCTCGGCGGGCAATCGATGAGAATAAAGTCGAACTCGGCCTCGGTCTGGCGAAACTCATCGCGCAGCCGGTATTCACGGGTCGCGTGGGAGACCAATTCAATCTCGGCGCCCGCCAGGTCAGTGGTGCTTGGGATGATGCTCAGGTTCGGAATATTGGTGGCGACGACGAGTTCTTCGACGCGCGCATCGCCCATCAGAAGATCATAGGTCGCGCGCACGATAAGGCTGCGGTCGATGCCCAACCCACTGGTCGCGTTGCCCTGCGGATCCATATCCAGCA encodes:
- a CDS encoding ParA family protein, yielding MNKIVAIANQKGGVGKTTTSVNLAACLADLGCRVLLLDMDPQGNATSGLGIDRSLIVRATYDLLMGDARVEELVVATNIPNLSIIPSTTDLAGAEIELVSHATREYRLRDEFRQTEAEFDFILIDCPPSLGLLTLNALAAADTVLVPIQAEYYALEGVGMLSQSVELVQEYLNPRLTWEGVLLTMYDGRTNLAEQVADEVHRHFGDLVYRTKIPRNVRLSEAPSYGEPIIRYASASRGAKTYRRLADEFLARNNFTPSVEKTSEDADAADSTLEDPSDPRASAP